Proteins encoded by one window of Emticicia oligotrophica DSM 17448:
- a CDS encoding endonuclease/exonuclease/phosphatase family protein, whose amino-acid sequence MMKLSNLKIFISAITMVAFGILHKLAVSLFNIFRQHPISYSAIAYLFITMAFCYYPIFDHWIAGFIMMSLPIAILTGLVAACYLLIKQQKIVATAGFIWILFTFPLIKRMVGINDGKIKFEDVSALKVLSFNGECFDPAHKTDQHWQKLKADIACFQEYSPNQAIEAQYANGITKLTTFEEQKQIGLALFSQYPILNQYSRIWDRGNQPNINGFLCADIAYGQDTVRVVNVHLWSMGIRTNLALEALKKGQVKTFFNELSDSFTRLKVGFEKRDEQMREVESYVSGSKFPVIICGDFNETPFGYSYGKLKLSFQNAFEEAGQGLGFTLNRQPYFARIDQQFVSEDWHVTSCKTISSVKFSDHFPVMAKYVLKKSLVETPPLVAYK is encoded by the coding sequence ATGATGAAACTTTCTAATCTTAAAATATTTATTTCGGCCATTACCATGGTTGCCTTCGGAATCTTACATAAATTGGCTGTAAGCCTTTTTAATATTTTCCGCCAACATCCTATTTCTTATTCAGCTATTGCTTATTTATTCATAACAATGGCGTTTTGCTACTATCCCATTTTCGACCATTGGATAGCTGGTTTTATCATGATGAGCCTCCCAATCGCTATTCTTACTGGTTTAGTGGCAGCTTGCTACTTATTAATCAAACAACAGAAAATCGTTGCTACGGCAGGTTTTATCTGGATACTCTTTACTTTTCCGCTCATTAAAAGAATGGTAGGTATCAACGATGGTAAAATAAAATTTGAAGATGTTTCGGCATTGAAAGTGCTAAGTTTTAATGGAGAATGTTTCGACCCAGCACATAAAACCGACCAACACTGGCAAAAACTAAAAGCTGATATTGCTTGTTTTCAAGAATACTCACCCAATCAAGCTATCGAAGCACAATATGCTAATGGCATTACGAAGCTAACCACATTTGAAGAGCAAAAACAAATTGGTCTAGCCCTTTTTTCTCAATATCCAATTCTTAACCAATATAGCAGAATTTGGGACCGTGGTAATCAACCCAATATCAATGGTTTTTTATGTGCCGATATCGCCTACGGACAAGATACGGTTCGGGTTGTTAACGTGCATCTTTGGTCGATGGGTATTCGCACAAATTTAGCCCTTGAAGCTTTGAAAAAAGGACAAGTAAAGACGTTTTTTAATGAATTATCCGATAGTTTTACTCGCCTAAAAGTAGGATTCGAAAAAAGAGATGAACAAATGCGTGAAGTGGAATCGTATGTTTCAGGAAGCAAATTTCCTGTTATTATTTGTGGCGATTTTAACGAAACTCCATTTGGATATTCTTACGGAAAGCTTAAACTAAGCTTCCAAAATGCTTTTGAAGAAGCTGGACAAGGACTTGGTTTTACACTCAATCGCCAGCCATATTTTGCTCGAATCGACCAGCAATTTGTGAGCGAAGATTGGCACGTAACATCATGTAAAACCATTTCAAGCGTAAAATTTTCTGACCATTTTCCTGTAATGGCAAAATATGTATTGAAAAAATCACTTGTAGAAACGCCTCCTTTGGTAGCCTATAAATAA
- a CDS encoding HAMP domain-containing sensor histidine kinase, giving the protein MINIRSRLTYQFMAIVTAILLFFSVGVYFFSKLYLEKRFFKRLQDRAITTTTLLFDLQTADTTVLKLVNTADKELLSDESIYVYDENLKKLVFASQEPYKGLFEELIPNIQKQKNATYHYAGYYQTLGIQLKKGTASYWVIVSAIDQNGKDALEDLRKILTVMILVGLLLSGLSGWFFSDKALSPMSGIIAQVNEIFPANTEKRVEHPNKSDEIGRLVATFNQLLDRIEEALTMQKMFIANVSHELKNPLTKIYSQIDITLLQKRTPEIYEESLKSLQEDTRTLTQLTNTLLNLASTVVNAEAIQRTPIRMDELLWDAKSQLKKWHEDYQINIDFSDFPEEEESLMFNGNEASLKVAFMNLMDNACKFSESHSVFVSFSANTQRIMISFFNQGPVIPATDLPYIFRPFYRSNATANSVKGHGVGLAIVAQITKLHNGSVDVISNQEGTTFTLRFER; this is encoded by the coding sequence ATGATAAATATTCGCTCTCGACTCACCTATCAATTTATGGCAATTGTAACAGCCATTTTATTGTTTTTTTCGGTGGGTGTGTACTTTTTTAGTAAGCTTTATCTCGAAAAACGCTTTTTCAAACGCCTTCAAGATCGTGCCATCACAACCACAACACTACTCTTTGACCTTCAAACTGCCGATACGACTGTTTTGAAATTAGTAAACACAGCAGATAAAGAACTCCTAAGCGATGAGAGTATTTATGTCTATGATGAAAATCTAAAAAAGCTAGTTTTTGCAAGTCAAGAGCCATATAAAGGGTTATTTGAAGAACTTATTCCAAATATTCAAAAACAAAAAAATGCTACTTACCATTATGCTGGGTATTACCAAACCCTTGGTATTCAGCTCAAAAAAGGCACTGCAAGCTATTGGGTTATTGTAAGTGCCATCGACCAAAACGGTAAAGATGCCCTTGAAGATTTAAGAAAAATCTTAACCGTAATGATTTTAGTTGGTTTGCTTCTTTCGGGGTTATCAGGTTGGTTCTTTTCTGACAAGGCACTTTCTCCGATGTCAGGAATTATTGCCCAAGTAAATGAAATCTTTCCTGCCAATACCGAGAAAAGAGTCGAGCACCCCAATAAATCTGATGAAATTGGGCGATTAGTTGCCACTTTCAATCAATTGCTTGACCGCATCGAAGAAGCCCTCACGATGCAAAAGATGTTTATTGCCAATGTTTCGCACGAATTAAAAAACCCACTTACTAAAATCTATTCACAAATTGATATCACCTTATTGCAGAAACGTACACCAGAAATTTATGAAGAAAGCTTAAAATCGCTACAAGAAGATACACGAACGCTCACCCAGCTAACCAATACCCTACTGAATTTAGCTAGTACAGTAGTCAATGCTGAAGCCATTCAACGCACGCCTATTCGAATGGATGAACTCCTTTGGGATGCTAAAAGTCAGCTAAAAAAATGGCACGAAGATTATCAAATTAACATTGATTTTAGCGATTTTCCCGAAGAAGAAGAATCGCTCATGTTCAACGGCAATGAAGCTTCTCTCAAAGTAGCTTTCATGAATTTAATGGATAATGCCTGCAAATTCTCCGAAAGCCATAGTGTTTTTGTTAGTTTCTCGGCCAATACGCAAAGAATTATGATTTCATTTTTCAATCAAGGCCCTGTTATTCCAGCCACTGATTTACCCTACATTTTTCGCCCATTTTATAGAAGCAATGCCACCGCCAATTCCGTAAAAGGACACGGAGTTGGATTAGCTATTGTTGCCCAAATAACCAAACTTCACAACGGCTCCGTTGATGTAATTTCAAACCAAGAAGGCACAACCTTTACCTTAAGATTTGAGCGATAA
- a CDS encoding response regulator transcription factor: MKILVIEDEAKTLQLIKQGLEEQQWEVDVAYDGLIGLQLATRTNYTIIISDIILPGISGLELCKQLRTKGVASPILLLTALGTTDDKIVGLDAGADDYLVKPFEFRELLARIRALTRRNTGSVQTANLLKFADLEMDLDSKTVSRSDKPIVLTAKEFALLEYFIKHQGRVISKVELAEKIWDVTFDTGTNVIEVYVNFLRKKIDKDFEPKLLHTHIGMGYVLKKP; encoded by the coding sequence ATGAAAATATTAGTAATAGAAGACGAAGCCAAGACCTTGCAATTAATCAAACAAGGTCTTGAAGAGCAACAATGGGAAGTTGATGTGGCATACGATGGATTGATTGGTCTACAACTCGCAACTCGCACAAATTACACCATTATCATTTCAGATATTATCTTGCCCGGTATCAGTGGTCTTGAACTTTGTAAGCAACTTCGCACCAAAGGCGTTGCATCACCTATTTTACTGTTAACTGCACTAGGTACAACAGATGATAAAATTGTTGGCCTCGATGCTGGTGCTGATGATTATTTGGTTAAACCTTTCGAATTTAGGGAGTTACTTGCACGAATTCGTGCCTTAACTCGCCGTAATACTGGAAGCGTTCAAACTGCCAATCTTTTAAAATTTGCCGACCTCGAAATGGACTTAGATTCTAAAACTGTAAGTCGCAGCGACAAGCCAATTGTACTTACGGCCAAAGAGTTTGCTTTACTTGAATACTTCATCAAGCACCAAGGAAGAGTGATTTCGAAAGTAGAATTAGCTGAAAAAATATGGGATGTAACCTTCGATACAGGCACCAATGTGATTGAAGTTTATGTGAATTTTCTTCGCAAGAAAATCGACAAAGATTTCGAACCAAAACTTCTTCACACGCACATAGGTATGGGTTATGTATTGAAGAAACCATGA
- a CDS encoding glycosyl hydrolase codes for MLNKTLFKTSAIILLGSTFAMAQPKWKPITQQTKPWTRWWWEGNAVNPKDLTYNMEAYQKVGLGGLEITPIYGVKGAEAQFIDFLSPKWVDMFKHTLKEGSRLGLGIDLANASGWPFGGRWVTPEDACKAVFHKTYSLTKGETLNENITFVQPPLLRYVLPKSTEISALKYPISKNDNLQELAIDQVRFERPIPLQTLMAYSDKGEALNLTDNVNKEGKLNWQAPPGNWMLYAVFQGFHGKMVERAGPGGEGDVIDHFSDKAIKNYLSAFDKAFAETDVSSMRAFFNDSYEVDDARGQSDWTDNLFDEFKNRRGYELRNYLPNLFSKENTDLNRRVLFDYRTTIGDLILEKYTSEWAKWAHSRGKIVRNQAHGSPANTLDLYSVVDIPEIEGTDLLRIKFASSAANVMGKKLASSESATWENEHFLSNLADVKRALDLFMVGGINHIFYHGTSYSPKDAQYPGWLFYAAVHFMPNNPFWKDFGTLNNYVARCQSFLQNSKGNNDILFYFPITDRLTEHSPKGLLEHFDGVTPEFNGTDFKEVGQKLLDRGYGFDFISDRQILNLQAQNQQILTGGIKYKTILMAESEQIPLETFEKLVSLAKEGATIIFHKKLPVDVPGLGNLAQRQTKFKALLSEMNFVENSANFKQASVGKGTILVGENLDAMMNTAKIWRETMIDEGLQFVRKTYDKGYYYFINNKTNKAFDGWVKLTVSAKSAALYNPMTGALGMAKYNATTNEIYLQLAAGESCIIETYNTPVQSSNFAYYKSAAEPQELKGTWKLSFLEGGPTLPKTIEIQSLGSWTKLDGDAYKNFSGTAAYTLDFSKPSSTNITAGYWLDLGKVAESASVILNGQNLGTLIGPSYKVFVPKTLFKEQNTLTVQVSNSMANRVIAIEKEGQVWQKFYNINISARLRPNLGKNGYLTTLNWQPRDSGLLDKVTLIAVEKK; via the coding sequence ATGCTCAACAAAACCCTATTCAAAACATCGGCAATCATCCTTCTCGGAAGTACGTTTGCCATGGCACAACCTAAATGGAAACCAATTACCCAACAAACCAAACCTTGGACACGTTGGTGGTGGGAAGGTAATGCCGTAAACCCTAAAGACCTCACCTACAATATGGAAGCTTACCAAAAAGTAGGCTTGGGTGGACTAGAAATTACACCTATTTATGGCGTAAAAGGTGCAGAAGCACAATTCATTGACTTTCTTTCTCCGAAATGGGTCGATATGTTTAAACATACCCTAAAAGAAGGCAGTCGCTTAGGTTTAGGTATCGACTTAGCCAATGCTTCTGGTTGGCCGTTTGGGGGTCGTTGGGTTACGCCAGAAGATGCTTGCAAGGCTGTTTTTCATAAAACTTATAGCTTAACAAAAGGGGAAACCTTAAATGAAAACATCACTTTCGTTCAACCTCCACTTTTACGCTATGTTTTACCAAAATCTACCGAAATCAGTGCATTGAAATATCCTATTTCGAAAAATGATAATTTGCAAGAATTGGCCATTGACCAAGTACGTTTCGAACGTCCTATTCCTTTACAAACACTCATGGCTTACTCAGATAAAGGAGAAGCATTGAATCTAACCGACAATGTAAATAAAGAAGGTAAACTCAACTGGCAGGCCCCTCCTGGAAATTGGATGCTTTATGCTGTTTTTCAGGGTTTTCATGGAAAAATGGTTGAACGTGCTGGCCCGGGTGGCGAAGGCGATGTAATTGACCACTTCTCTGATAAAGCCATCAAAAATTATCTTTCAGCATTTGATAAAGCATTTGCCGAAACTGATGTTTCGAGTATGCGTGCTTTTTTCAATGATTCTTATGAAGTTGATGATGCACGTGGGCAATCTGACTGGACAGATAATCTTTTCGATGAGTTTAAAAATCGTCGAGGTTATGAATTACGCAATTATTTACCCAACCTTTTCAGCAAAGAAAATACCGACCTAAATCGTAGGGTTTTATTCGATTACCGAACGACCATAGGTGATTTAATTCTAGAAAAATATACTTCTGAATGGGCAAAATGGGCTCATAGTCGAGGAAAAATTGTGAGAAACCAAGCTCATGGCTCACCAGCAAATACCTTAGATTTATATAGTGTAGTTGATATTCCCGAAATTGAAGGTACTGACCTGCTCCGCATAAAATTTGCATCATCAGCTGCCAACGTGATGGGTAAAAAATTGGCATCTTCTGAGTCTGCCACTTGGGAAAATGAACATTTCTTATCGAATCTAGCCGATGTAAAGCGTGCTTTAGATTTATTTATGGTGGGTGGAATTAATCATATTTTTTACCACGGCACTAGTTATTCGCCAAAAGATGCTCAATATCCAGGGTGGTTGTTTTATGCTGCCGTGCACTTCATGCCTAATAACCCTTTCTGGAAAGATTTTGGTACGCTCAATAATTATGTAGCTCGCTGCCAAAGCTTCTTACAAAATAGTAAAGGTAATAATGATATATTATTCTATTTCCCAATTACTGACCGCCTGACAGAACATTCACCTAAAGGTCTTTTAGAACACTTTGATGGCGTTACGCCAGAATTTAATGGAACTGATTTTAAAGAAGTAGGGCAAAAACTACTTGACCGTGGATATGGATTTGACTTTATTTCTGACCGTCAGATTTTAAATCTACAAGCACAAAATCAACAAATTCTCACGGGAGGAATTAAATACAAAACCATTTTAATGGCTGAAAGTGAGCAAATCCCCCTTGAAACATTTGAAAAGTTAGTTTCGTTGGCTAAAGAAGGAGCTACCATCATTTTTCACAAAAAATTACCTGTCGATGTGCCAGGTTTAGGTAATCTTGCTCAGCGTCAAACCAAATTCAAAGCCTTGCTTTCTGAAATGAACTTTGTAGAAAATTCGGCAAATTTCAAGCAAGCATCTGTTGGCAAAGGAACAATTTTGGTAGGCGAAAACTTAGATGCCATGATGAATACCGCCAAAATTTGGCGTGAAACCATGATTGATGAAGGACTTCAGTTTGTCAGAAAAACCTATGATAAAGGATATTATTATTTTATCAACAACAAAACCAACAAAGCATTTGATGGTTGGGTAAAACTAACTGTTTCTGCAAAATCGGCAGCTTTATATAATCCGATGACGGGGGCCTTGGGCATGGCAAAATACAATGCAACAACCAATGAAATTTACCTGCAATTAGCGGCGGGAGAATCCTGCATTATCGAAACCTACAATACGCCTGTTCAAAGCAGCAATTTTGCTTATTACAAGTCGGCGGCTGAACCACAAGAACTCAAAGGTACTTGGAAGCTTAGTTTCTTGGAGGGAGGGCCAACATTACCCAAAACTATCGAAATACAATCGCTTGGTTCTTGGACAAAGTTAGATGGAGACGCTTACAAAAACTTTTCAGGCACTGCTGCTTATACACTTGATTTCTCCAAACCAAGTAGTACAAATATAACCGCTGGTTATTGGCTTGATTTAGGTAAAGTAGCCGAAAGTGCAAGTGTAATATTAAATGGGCAAAATTTAGGTACTTTAATTGGCCCAAGCTATAAAGTTTTTGTACCGAAAACTCTTTTTAAAGAACAAAATACATTAACGGTACAAGTTTCAAATTCAATGGCTAATCGTGTAATTGCTATTGAAAAAGAAGGACAAGTATGGCAAAAGTTTTATAATATCAATATTTCGGCGAGGTTACGTCCAAATTTAGGTAAAAACGGTTATTTAACTACACTCAATTGGCAACCACGTGATTCTGGCCTACTCGATAAAGTAACGCTAATAGCCGTTGAGAAGAAATAA